From the genome of Psychroserpens ponticola, one region includes:
- a CDS encoding metallophosphoesterase — protein sequence MKQITQFFRVIFILIGYISIGQGLNDGPYVFIEANGLIKKSIIDGKIVSEALLLTAYDTIYTPEVSVFSGVEEIAALSDIHGQYDLAVEILINNKIIDQELNWSFGKGHLVIVGDIFDRGPKVNEMLWLIYKLEQQAEDKGGHLHFLLGNHEYMVLHKDLRYVHDKYLEVGTLLNLEYDEMYDKSTVLGRWLRSKSTILRLNNHVFVHGGISQDFLSVIGFNIESINASMRASIDISKAELKSTNFYTNYYGTTGPIWYRGYFTDNLEDAVIDDVLSITNSEHIVVGHCSFDEVIRVFDGKIYGVDSSIKKGLYGELLFIENGVYYRGTKDGTRKAFE from the coding sequence TTGAAGCAGATAACACAATTTTTTAGAGTCATTTTTATTCTTATTGGCTACATTAGTATTGGTCAAGGCTTGAATGATGGCCCTTATGTTTTTATTGAAGCCAATGGGTTAATTAAAAAATCTATTATTGATGGCAAAATTGTTTCTGAAGCACTTCTTCTTACTGCTTATGATACGATTTATACTCCTGAGGTTTCTGTTTTTTCTGGTGTAGAAGAGATTGCTGCTTTGAGCGATATTCATGGTCAGTATGATTTGGCTGTTGAGATTCTAATAAACAACAAGATTATAGATCAAGAACTTAATTGGAGTTTTGGTAAAGGACATCTTGTTATTGTTGGTGATATTTTTGATAGAGGACCGAAAGTAAATGAAATGCTTTGGCTGATTTATAAGCTTGAACAACAGGCTGAAGACAAAGGAGGTCATTTACATTTCTTACTTGGCAATCATGAATACATGGTATTACATAAAGACCTAAGATATGTTCATGACAAGTATCTTGAAGTTGGCACACTACTCAACTTAGAATACGATGAAATGTATGATAAAAGCACTGTTCTTGGACGCTGGTTGCGATCGAAGTCTACTATTTTAAGATTGAACAACCATGTATTTGTACATGGTGGCATTTCTCAAGACTTTTTATCTGTAATTGGTTTTAATATTGAATCGATTAACGCTAGTATGAGAGCTTCAATTGACATTAGTAAAGCTGAACTAAAATCTACTAATTTTTATACCAACTATTATGGCACAACTGGTCCAATTTGGTATAGAGGTTATTTTACAGACAACTTAGAAGATGCTGTTATTGATGATGTATTATCAATAACAAACTCTGAGCATATTGTTGTAGGTCATTGTTCGTTTGATGAAGTAATACGTGTGTTTGATGGTAAAATATATGGTGTAGATTCGAGTATTAAAAAAGGTCTTTATGGAGAACTTCTGTTTATAGAAAATGGCGTGTATTATCGAGGCACAAAAGATGGGACTCGAAAAGCGTTTGAATAA
- a CDS encoding DUF6503 family protein, translating to MKLKSLLLITLIVFSSCKDDKTVKPVEPVDYSETELDITTSTYPESITKIFNAHGGVDTWKEMQTLTFTMAKDSGNETTITDLHNRSSLIKMPKHTIGYDGQDVWLHKKDTTSYKGKPKFYYNLMFYFYAMPFVLADNGIVYEDAKPLNFEGKTYPGIKISYQSGVGESPEDEYILYYDSETHKMAWLGYTVTFFSKEKGKEFHFIKYSEWQNVNGVQLPKTLTWYNYENNVPTTKRNDVEFSDVRLTKMKMKAKVFAKPEGAEVVE from the coding sequence ATGAAACTTAAAAGTTTGCTATTAATTACATTGATTGTTTTTTCTTCGTGTAAAGACGATAAAACTGTTAAACCTGTGGAGCCTGTAGATTATTCAGAAACAGAATTAGACATCACAACAAGCACATACCCAGAATCAATTACAAAAATATTCAATGCACATGGAGGAGTAGACACTTGGAAAGAGATGCAAACACTCACGTTTACAATGGCTAAAGACTCTGGAAATGAAACAACAATAACAGATTTGCATAATAGAAGCTCACTAATTAAAATGCCTAAGCACACCATTGGTTATGATGGTCAAGACGTTTGGCTCCACAAAAAAGACACAACAAGCTATAAAGGGAAACCTAAGTTTTATTACAACTTAATGTTTTACTTCTATGCGATGCCGTTTGTTTTAGCTGATAATGGAATTGTTTATGAAGATGCAAAACCTTTAAATTTTGAAGGAAAAACATATCCAGGAATCAAGATATCTTACCAAAGTGGAGTAGGAGAATCACCTGAAGATGAATACATCTTATATTACGATTCCGAAACACATAAAATGGCTTGGTTAGGCTACACGGTAACATTCTTCTCAAAAGAAAAAGGAAAAGAGTTTCACTTTATAAAGTACAGTGAGTGGCAAAATGTAAACGGAGTTCAACTACCTAAAACATTAACTTGGTATAACTATGAAAACAATGTGCCTACTACAAAACGTAATGATGTTGAGTTTTCTGATGTAAGACTTACTAAAATGAAAATGAAAGCAAAAGTATTTGCTAAACCAGAAGGTGCTGAGGTTGTTGAATAA